One Nomascus leucogenys isolate Asia chromosome 22a, Asia_NLE_v1, whole genome shotgun sequence DNA segment encodes these proteins:
- the LOC115830427 gene encoding patr class I histocompatibility antigen, CH28 alpha chain isoform X1 — protein MAPRTLLLLLSGALAVTETWAGSHSLRYFSTAVSRPGRGEPRYIAVEYVDDTQFLRFDSDAAIPRMEPRAQWVEQEGPQYWERTTGYAKANAQTDRVALRNLLRRYNQSEAGSHTLQGMNGCDMGPDGRLLRGYHQHAYDGRDYISLNEDLRSWTAADTVAQITQRFYEAEEYAEEFRTYLEGECLELLRRYLENGKETLQRADPPKAHVAHHPISDHEATLRCWALGFYPAEITLTWQRDGEEQTQDTELVETRPAGDGTFQKWAAVVVPSGEEQRYTCHVQHEGLPEPLTLRWEQSPQPTIPIAGIVAGLVVLGAVVTGAVVAAVMWRKKSSDRNRGSYSQAASKMKEADP, from the exons ATGGCGCCCCGAAccctcctcctgctgctctcaGGGGCCCTGGCCGTGACCGAGACCTGGGCGG GCTCCCACTCCTTGAGGTATTTCAGCACCGCTGTGTCGCGTCCCGGCCGCGGGGAGCCCCGGTACATCGCCGTGGAGTACGTGGACGACACGCAGTTCCTGCGGTTCGACAGCGATGCCGCGATTCCGAGGATGGAGCCGCGGGCGCAGTGGGTGGAGCAAGAGGGGCCGCAGTACTGGGAGCGGACCACAGGGTACGCCAAGGCCAACGCACAGACTGACCGAGTGGCCCTGAGGAACCTGCTCCGCCGCTACAACCAGAGCGAGGCGG GGTCTCACACCCTCCAGGGAATGAATGGCTGCGACATGGGGCCCGACGGACGCCTCCTCCGCGGGTATCACCAGCACGCGTACGACGGCAGGGATTACATCTCCCTGAACGAGGACCTGCGCTCCTGGACCGCGGCGGACACCGTGGCTCAGATCACCCAGCGCTTCTATGAGGCAGAGGAATATGCAGAGGAGTTCAGGACCTACCTGGAGGGCGAGTGCCTGGAGTTGCTCCGCAGATACCTGGAGAACGGGAAGGAGACGCTACAGCGCGCAG ATCCTCCAAAAGCACACGTTGCCCACCACCCCATCTCCGACCATGAGGCCACCCTGAGGTGCTGGGCCCTGGGCTTCTACCCTGCGGAGATCACATTGACCTGGCAGCGGGATGGGGAGGAACAGACCCAGGACACAGAGCTTGTGGAGACCAGGCCTGCAGGGGATGGAACCTTCCAGAAGTGGGCCGCTGTGGTGGTGCCTTCTGGAGAGGAACAGAGATACACATGCCATGTGCAGCACGAGGGGCTGCCCGAGCCCCTCACCCTGAGATGGG aGCAGTCTCCCCAGCCCACCATCCCCATCGCGGGCATCGTTGCTGGCCTTGTTGTCCTTGGAGCTGTAGTCACTGGAGCTGTGGTCGCTGCTGTAATGTGGAGGAAGAAGAGCTCAG ATAGAAACAGAGGGAGCTACTCTCAGGCTGCAAGCAAGATGAAGGAGGCTGATCCCTGA
- the LOC115830427 gene encoding patr class I histocompatibility antigen, CH28 alpha chain isoform X2: MAPRTLLLLLSGALAVTETWAGSHSLRYFSTAVSRPGRGEPRYIAVEYVDDTQFLRFDSDAAIPRMEPRAQWVEQEGPQYWERTTGYAKANAQTDRVALRNLLRRYNQSEAGSHTLQGMNGCDMGPDGRLLRGYHQHAYDGRDYISLNEDLRSWTAADTVAQITQRFYEAEEYAEEFRTYLEGECLELLRRYLENGKETLQRADPPKAHVAHHPISDHEATLRCWALGFYPAEITLTWQRDGEEQTQDTELVETRPAGDGTFQKWAAVVVPSGEEQRYTCHVQHEGLPEPLTLRWVSPAHHPHRGHRCWPCCPWSCSHWSCGRCCNVEEEELR, from the exons ATGGCGCCCCGAAccctcctcctgctgctctcaGGGGCCCTGGCCGTGACCGAGACCTGGGCGG GCTCCCACTCCTTGAGGTATTTCAGCACCGCTGTGTCGCGTCCCGGCCGCGGGGAGCCCCGGTACATCGCCGTGGAGTACGTGGACGACACGCAGTTCCTGCGGTTCGACAGCGATGCCGCGATTCCGAGGATGGAGCCGCGGGCGCAGTGGGTGGAGCAAGAGGGGCCGCAGTACTGGGAGCGGACCACAGGGTACGCCAAGGCCAACGCACAGACTGACCGAGTGGCCCTGAGGAACCTGCTCCGCCGCTACAACCAGAGCGAGGCGG GGTCTCACACCCTCCAGGGAATGAATGGCTGCGACATGGGGCCCGACGGACGCCTCCTCCGCGGGTATCACCAGCACGCGTACGACGGCAGGGATTACATCTCCCTGAACGAGGACCTGCGCTCCTGGACCGCGGCGGACACCGTGGCTCAGATCACCCAGCGCTTCTATGAGGCAGAGGAATATGCAGAGGAGTTCAGGACCTACCTGGAGGGCGAGTGCCTGGAGTTGCTCCGCAGATACCTGGAGAACGGGAAGGAGACGCTACAGCGCGCAG ATCCTCCAAAAGCACACGTTGCCCACCACCCCATCTCCGACCATGAGGCCACCCTGAGGTGCTGGGCCCTGGGCTTCTACCCTGCGGAGATCACATTGACCTGGCAGCGGGATGGGGAGGAACAGACCCAGGACACAGAGCTTGTGGAGACCAGGCCTGCAGGGGATGGAACCTTCCAGAAGTGGGCCGCTGTGGTGGTGCCTTCTGGAGAGGAACAGAGATACACATGCCATGTGCAGCACGAGGGGCTGCCCGAGCCCCTCACCCTGAGATGGG TCTCCCCAGCCCACCATCCCCATCGCGGGCATCGTTGCTGGCCTTGTTGTCCTTGGAGCTGTAGTCACTGGAGCTGTGGTCGCTGCTGTAATGTGGAGGAAGAAGAGCTCAG ATAG